Genomic DNA from Falsibacillus albus:
CCCCTTTGTGTGCAAAAGTCCTGTGATACAGCCCGCAAAAAAACCTGCCACAAGGGCAAGCACTGTTGCAGCAAGTGGGGAATACCCCATTGTAATCATCGTAGCCGCAACAGCAGCCCCTGTCACAAAGCTCCCATCGACCGTCAAATCCGGGAAATCGAGCACACGAAACGAAAGATACACGCCCAATGCCAATATGGCATAGATGATTCCAAGCTCCACTGAGCCGAATATTGCTACAAATGAGAACATATTCGAATCATCTCCTTATTGTTCAATGTATTCAGCCATGTCGTCCCATTCAGGCTTCAATTCGATTCCCATATCCTTTGCCGCTTTTTTATTGATTTCCAGCTTCAAGTTTTGCGGAAGCTGTACCGGAAGCTCGGAAGGTTTCTTCTCCCCCTTTAAAATCTTCGCAGCCATCTCTCCCGCTTCATGGCCAATGTCGAAGTAATCAAATCCGTAGGCGGCAAAAGCCCCTCGCTTGACGGAATCAAATTCAGATGCCAACAATGGGATGTGCTGTTCATCCGCAACGGAAACAACCGATTCAAAGGCGGATACAACGGTATTATCGGAGACGATATAAAAAGCATCGATTTTCCCGACCAGCGATTCTGCCGCCTGCTTTACGTCAGCAGATGTCGCAACCGAAGCTTCGACTGCTTTTAATCCACCGATATCAGCCATGATTTTTTTCACACTGTCTACCTGTGCACGTGAATTTTGTTCACCGGCATTATAAATCAGGCCGACATTTTTTACATTCAGCTGGTCCTTCATGAATTTAAGAGTATCGGGAATGGCATCTGGATGAGAATCAACGGTTCCGGTAATATTCCCGCCTGGCTGGTCCATTGATTTTACCAGCTCTGCCCCAACTGGATCTGTAACAGAGGTAAATACGATTGGAATATCTTTTGTACTGCTCAGTGCAGCCTGGGCACTTGGTGTGGAATTCGCGAAGATCATATCGACGTTGGAACTGACAAGGTTTGCTGCAATCGTCGTATTCGCTGAAGAATCGCCTTGAGCGTTTTGGACATCATATTTGACATTTAGACCATTTTCTTTCAGCGCCGCCTTGAAGCCATCAAAGGCAGCATCAAGGGATGGATGTTCTACGATTTGTGTGACGCCGATTTTATAAGTCGTTTTGTCTTTTCCTGAACCGGAAGAGTTGCTGGAGGAGCCTGTTTCGGAACTGCCGCATGCTGATAATACGACGGAAGAGGTCAAAATTAACGCCAAGCTTTTTTTCCACAAATGCTTCATGATATATCCCCCTTGAT
This window encodes:
- a CDS encoding ABC transporter substrate-binding protein, whose amino-acid sequence is MKHLWKKSLALILTSSVVLSACGSSETGSSSNSSGSGKDKTTYKIGVTQIVEHPSLDAAFDGFKAALKENGLNVKYDVQNAQGDSSANTTIAANLVSSNVDMIFANSTPSAQAALSSTKDIPIVFTSVTDPVGAELVKSMDQPGGNITGTVDSHPDAIPDTLKFMKDQLNVKNVGLIYNAGEQNSRAQVDSVKKIMADIGGLKAVEASVATSADVKQAAESLVGKIDAFYIVSDNTVVSAFESVVSVADEQHIPLLASEFDSVKRGAFAAYGFDYFDIGHEAGEMAAKILKGEKKPSELPVQLPQNLKLEINKKAAKDMGIELKPEWDDMAEYIEQ